Proteins encoded together in one Camelina sativa cultivar DH55 chromosome 9, Cs, whole genome shotgun sequence window:
- the LOC104715327 gene encoding uncharacterized protein LOC104715327, with protein sequence MASKCISDCVNVENDATGGRPGTTLAKIHKWPAAEVEFIQSISHGGSQGRTTAIESISCRQMYLRSYTFSRKEENEDSDRRCFRGCRKKVAKKCTRSKTTSRRALVVRFLKKYLLCSNPNKINANE encoded by the coding sequence ATGGCTTCCAAATGCATAAGTGACTGTGTAAACGTCGAAAATGATGCCACTGGGGGCCGGCCGGGTACAACTTTAGCCAAAATTCACAAGTGGCCAGCTGCAGAGGTGGAGTTCATACAGTCAATCAGCCACGGAGGTAGCCAGGGTCGTACCACAGCGATTGAGAGCATATCTTGTAGACAAATGTACCTTAGGAGCTATACGTTCtcaagaaaagaggaaaacgAGGACAGTGATCGAAGATGTTTTAGAGGATGTAGGAAGAAGGTTGCGAAAAAATGTACGAGGAGTAAAACCACATCACGTAGGGCGTTGGTGGTCagatttttaaagaaatatttgcTTTGTAGTAACCCTAATAAGATTAATGCTAATGAGTGA